GTGGCGCATCTGTGTGAACAGGATCATGGGAGCCATGGAGCTCTTACACCAGCATACGATTTTGCTGTTATCCGTGCTCTTTGGACTTTGCCTTATCGTGATTTATTTGCATATTTCCCAATTGAAATCTCAAATGGTGACGGTTATGGCCTTTCGGGGATCCGAGATCTATACCAGAGCGTTGAATGAGATGCGGATATGGTACACCGTCGAGGTTGTTCAACGTCTTCATGCTCAGGGAATCGAAGCCTCGGAAGGGTATCGAGACCATCAGGGCGAAATCCCTCTCCCTGCGACTCTAAGCCGGGATCTGGGTCGTCGATTGGTGGCCGGGCGACCAGGCGAACAATTGAAGTTAATGAGCCCCTATCCGTTTCAAAATAGAGTGAAATCAGGGGGACTTATGGATAGCTTCCAGGGAGAGGCCTGGGAATTTTTCACGCAACATCCTGATTCTGATGAGCCATTCTATCGGTTTGAACAAGTCGATGGGCGTGAGTCCCTCCGTTTTGCGAAAGCCGATCGAATGCAGAAGGAATGTGTGGAGTGTCATAACAGACATCCGGATAGTCCGAAGCGTGATTGGCAGATCGGGCAAGTGGGCGGCTTGTTGGAGGTTGTCTATCCCATTAATTCGGTAGAGACAATCATGGGCATGAGTTGGCTCGGAACTTATGGATTGATGGGGATGTTGGTCGTTATTTGGATGGGAGGATTCTGGTTAGTCGTCTTAAAGCTCGGACGGGTAGCAAGCGAATTGGAAGAGGAGGTTCGAGACCGAACCGGCGCGCTGCAAAGTGTCAACAAACATTTGGAATTAGAGATTCATGATCGCCAATTGGCCGAAGATACCCTTCGGCAGGCGAAAGATAATCTGGAAAAGCGAGTCCAGGAGCGAACGGGAAAGTTGGCTGCCTCAAATGCGGAACTCATTCGGGAGGTGGCAGAGCGGAAGCGGGCCGAGGAGGACATACGCAAACTCAATTCCCAGTTGGTTCAGCGTTCGGCGCAACTTGAGGCGAGTAATAAAGAACTTGAGGCATTTAGTTATTCGGTCTCGCATGACTTGCGGGCCCCCTTGCGGGGCATTGATGGGTTTAGCCAGGCGGTACTGGAAGACTATGATGAAAAGCTTGATGAGTCAGGGCGAAGTTATTTGCGTCGGGTGCGGACTGCCAGTCAACGAATGTCTCAGCTAATAGATGCCATGCTCAATCTTGCCAGATTGACTCGGGCTGAAATTCATACACAGACCTTTGATATGAGCGCCGTAGTTCGGGGGATTCTTGACGACTTGCAGAAGGTGGAGCCGGACCGGCAGGTAGAATGTATTGTGGCCAATGATGTATTCGCCACCGCTGATCCGCAATTACTCCGGGCGGTTCTAGAAAATTTGTTAGGTAACGCGTGGAAGTTTACCCAGCAACAAGCTCACCCTCGTATCGAATTCGGTTATGGGCAATACAAAGGGCAGGCCGCCTACTTCGTCACCGACAATGGGGCGGGTTTTGATATGACCTATGTGCATAAACTCTTCGGGGCGTTTCAACGGCTTCATGCCTATACTGAATATCCGGGAGTGGGTGTGGGACTGGCGACGGTGCATCGGATAATTCAACGGCATGGCGGTCAGATTTGGGCAGAGGGAGTCGTAGGCAAGGGCGCAACCTTTCATTTTACGTTGTAAGGGAAACGAAGGAGGAGACGATGACGAACAAAGCAATTTTGTTAGTAGAAGATCATCCCGATGATGAAGAACTGACGATGCGGGCGCTCAAGAAAAACAATATAAAAAATGAAGTCGTGGTGGCCCGTGATGGTGTAGAGGCGTTGGAATATTTATTTGGAACCGGAGCTCATGCCGGTCGGGATTTAAGTAACATGCCTCAAATAATCCTGTTGGACCTCAAGCTTCCCAAGATTGACGGGCTGGAAGTGCTTCGACGGTTGCGAGCTGATGATCGGACAAAGTTTCTCCCGGTGGTTGTGCTCACGTCGTCCAAGGAAGAGCAGGACATTGTGAAAAGCTATCAACTTGGTGCCAATAGTTATGTTCGTAAGCCAGTGGACTTTCAAGAGTTCTCTCAGGCGGTTCAAAACCTTGGGCTCTATTGGCTGATTTTAAATGAATCGGCACCGGAAAGGGTGTGATACATGTGAGGTCCATAGGGTTACTAACCTGGTTGGGGGGCGTCTGGTTGCTTTGCGAGGATCCGAGGGATGGTGCAGTCATTCCTGGTCGCGTATATTGAACAACCTTTTCATGAGATTTGGATTATTCCCGCTCCCATTCTGTCTGTCAAAGGTTCCAACAGGTGTCAACTTTTCAGTGACATCAAATAAGAAAGAAATGCCCGTTCACCGCGCAATCTGCCTAGCTTCCTGAGTCCAGCCTTCCGGATCTTGAATCTCTTATCTTTTGTTTTCATAAGGTTTTCTCTTCTCTATCTTATGCAGTTTGGCCCCCGGCATATCCCTTGCTCCGGGTAATAGATACGAATCTTCCTACCAATCTTTCCAAGGAGGGGGCCATGAGACGAATGCTCACATGGGATATACCTGAATCCGTGATGACACAAGATCAAGCATGGAATCCAAAACGAAAATATATAGCCGAAAGCGTTGGGCTGGTGACCCACCGGGCGTCAAGAGGCAGTGGGATCGGTATAACCTGTTGTGCCAAATGTGGCAGTGAGGTCAAAGTCTTTGTTTCTCCCAGACGCAATCCCCATTCCAGTAAATTAGGACGTGCGGTTTCGTTAAAGGATCATGATCTGTGTCGGCGCTGTTGGCGGAAGTTGATGCATCAACAACGAAAAACGGGGGTGGTGACACTGCCCATTTCCTTCTTTGTGAAAGAGGAAAGTCTCCGACCTCGCTTGCTGGTGCCTACAATTGCTTCTGTGCCCAAACAAGCTTCCTAATCCTCAACACGAAGAAGGCTGAGGGAGAGGGGAATCGCCTCATCCGCAATGATATGTGGCACTTGGACTCCTGGCAGGAAGTTCAGTTAGACGAGGCAGTCGCCGCAACTTGGCTCTGTTGAATGAATCCTTTCGCAAGGGCCGCATTTTGATACACAACCTTCAACGCCAGGTTCCCGAACGGACGGCGTACGACCTTCAATAATACCTGTCCCTCTTCAAACCCCAAATTCAGCTCGTTTTGTTTTCCAGCAAGAAACGATTGCTTGGTCGGTTCGGTGAGGTCCTGTGTGAGGTGATAACTATCTCCTAAGATTATTTGTAACTGCTCGAACCAGTCCTCCGTGAATTGCCCCATATCGATGGTAATTTTTGCCAGTTTCCGGACCGGTTCGGGTGTGCCTGGAACTGTGTCGGGTAAGTAGGTTAACTCCAAATATCGATTTTTATCGGTCAATTCATAGAGGCATTCCGTCGAACTTTTGCAGGCAGGTAAAGCGGATACGTCTTGTTCCGTCATGCCAAATTTTAAATCGCGGAAGCCATCAATTCCGGGCTCTGCCAACCCTAGAGGTCCAAAAAGAAGGATGGAGGAATAGGCGAGGAGTGAGCAGGCGCGTATGCAGAGGATGCGGGAAAGTAGTTTCATGACTGAAGGTTCCTTAATGGTGAAGATAGAAAATTAAAGAAAAAAGGCCGATCTAGGGGATTTAGGCTGATTTGCATGGGTGGTTCACCATAACAAACCTTTCCGGAAAAAGGCGATGAGGCACTGCACGAGGACTAACAGATTGAGGCAATAGTCTTTTTTGGGGTACTCAGAAAAGAAATTGTTGAGCGGGGGCCGTGAGAATTGCGGCTTTTTTTAAGTTTCGGGTATTGATTACCGCTGGCCTGAGTAGTTTTAGGGAGATTCCTGATAAATCTGGAGAAGTGGCCCCATCCAATAGCGCATGGGTCGGTCCCCTTCAGCTGCCTTATGAGGAAGATGGGCGACATACCAAAAGACCACATTGGTCTCTTGGACGCTTTCATCACTTTTGGATTCCAAATCCCCACGTGCGCCGAATGGCCAGCCGGTATCTTCATCCCGGTAGAATTTTCGAATCGAGACATCACGATTTGAAAAATTATTCGAATGGCCATCAAAAGGACCTGGAATAATCCAGACACCCTGTCCGGTGGGATAATCCCGCACAAACCAGACGCGATCCTGGTTATTGCTGGCGGGTTTCTTGGCATCCTCCTCAACCAGGTATTTTTCCCACCCCGACCCCCAACCGTTGTCGTTTGTAGAATTCCGGTCCAGGACAAAGACCTGATCCTGATCGGATCCGCCAATATCAAAATCCAGGCGCCAGTAGGCATGGTGATCATGGTCGGTATTACAGGAGAGATTCCAGCTCTGAACAATGGGATATAAACGACCGTCTTCGCTCAAATACCAGGCTTGATACAGATGGTATTGACCAATTTTGGCATAGACACCTAATTCCAACCACTTGACCCCTTGGATGGTATGTTCGGCCTGACACAGCTGTTTGCCATCGCAGTTAGGATTCTTTTTAAGGCGCGGTGGGCTGATCCGGTCTTCGAATGGTCCGCATCGGCCACTGGCCCGCCCAAGCCCAAACCAACTAAACGGATGCCAGGCCGGCCACTCCCGAACATACTTGACCCGGATCACCGGCAAATCGGCTTTACCTAAAATCTGTTTGCCTTCATAAGACACATTGCGTAGCCCGAGGCCAGCAGCATCCTTCATCTCAAGATGTAGGTCCCACGGTCCCCACGTAAACGGTTTGGATTCCCAGTCAGCCAAGGCGGGGCTGACAGCCAAGACACTGGTCAATGCGACACCGACGATGAAATATCGAAATGATGCCATGCGACCGACTTCTTGTTTGGGAATAGTCATTGGAGTCCTGCCTCCTTGCCTGCGTCCAAGACGGTCTGAGAAGTGAGGTCAACTCGGGCAAAGTAGAGTGCCGAACTCTCCGGCATTTCAGAAAATGTGACCCACAACACGCGGTCCCCAAATCCCGCTTCATCGCTCACCCAGAAATACCGGTATTCTTCAGGTGAGGTGAGAATGGCATGTCCGTGCAGATGCTGAATCTCTTGGGAAATTCGTTGATCTGCTCGTGCCAGTTCAATAGCGGCGGTGATTTCTTCTTCACCTTCTTCGGGTTGGTAGCCTTCACGCGGATCCTGCTGGACAGAAGACATTCGGTCGTTTTCCATGCAGACATGCACGGCCACATTGTGGGTGTAACTGTAGTAGGTTAACCGATAGGCCGAGGCATCGGAATTCGATGCCCGTTCGGTCGTTCGAGAGTTACTTGAGTCGTCTCCCTGTAGGATTACCAGGCATTGGTCGGCAGGGACTTTCTCGGTATTGATGTAGGCAAATCGCTCGCCCAATTGGGTCTTCACGTCCGGATCCCGTTCTGCTGTGGCACGTAAGCCAGATTGGTTGGAATCGACAATGATAATCTCCGGTCCGGGAGCAGATAGGGTCGTAGGAGACATGGCATCGACGGGGCGTCGCGGACCGCCTTCTGGTGGTAATTCCAATGGTAATTCTACCAGTGGAGGGGGATGGAAGGGCAGGGGTTTTTTGGGAACCTTTGTCAGTTCGACGCTGGAACAGCCCAGAAAAAAGCTGCCAAGGACCCAACCGGCCACCATAATGATTTGCGAAGTCAAATTTGCCTTCATGAGGCTGGCTCTCTAGGTCGAGAATGAAAAGACCTGTGTCAGCATTGATCAAACAGGATGACCTTAAGAATTCTGTGTAATAAAAGCAAGAGAGGCAGGACAATCACCTGGAAGGTGCCAAGGAAGATATTCGAAGCGTTGATGTGGTTTGGTCAGGGTTGTAATGAACGCTGAACTCATATGACTCTATTCCAAATGGCGGTTCGGGACCTCAGGAGTAGAAAGTTTTCACCTACGGAGGCATGCATGAAGCACCTTGTTCTGGGCATACGAATGACACGGTATTTGGTAAGCGTGTTTTTAATAAGTGGATTTTTGGGATTTGGACAGACTGTCCAGGCGAATGAATTTTTAAATTGGGATGCCTTACTCAAAAAGTATGTGGCCTCCAAGACTATCGAAGGGATAACGCTGTATGCCGTGAATTACCAGGCACTTGGTCATGATCCGCTATACAGAAGAGTCATTGCCGATCTGGAGAAGGCACCAGTGGAGGGCTTCAGCACACAGGAAGAGAAGTTGGCTTTTTGGATCAACGCCTACAACATCATGGCCGTCAAAATGGTGTTGGATCATTATCCACTAAAAAGCATCAAAGATGCCGGAGGATTATTTTCTTCGGTTTGGAAACTCAACGTGGGAACGGTTCGCGGGAAGGCACGAACACTCAATGAAATTGAACATGACATATTACGCAAAATGGGGGAACCCCGGATCCATGTGGCGATCGTTTGCGCCTCCTTGAGTTGCCCTGACATACGGCCGGAAGCCTATACGTCAGAGCGATTGCATGAGCAACTGGATGACCAGATGAAGGCATTTTTAGCGAATCCGAACAAAGGATTGCAGGTGGAGGAATCCAATCATCGCCTGTATCTCTCCTCCATCTTTAAATGGTTTGCTGAGGATTTTGAGTCCAAGGGAGGCGTGCGTCCGTTTTTAGCCATGTATGTCCCTGAACGGGTTTCTGCCTATTTAAAAAACGAAACATTCAGATTGAGGTAATTGGACTACAATTGGAATCTCAATGCATTCAAATAAGCTTGGAAGGTAGGCCTGAAGCCAATCCCTTGTGGGGGGATATAAACATGGACCTCGGTTCGATGGTTGCATGAAAGGTCCCATTCAAATGTAAAGCCTCATGGGAACCATGTGGCCGGTAATTATTCATCACCTGTTTATCGCTTTTTGATGCCGCGAGTAGGCGGGGCTTGGAGAGGGTCATCGGGCCAGAAGTGTTTGGGGTAGCGGCCCTTCAATTCCTTTTTAACCGCTTGATAACCGGTGGCCCAAAAACTCGTGAGGTCCTGTGTGACCTGAACGGGGCGTCTGGCCGGAGAGAGGAGATGAATGAGAACGGGGACTTTGCCGTTGACCAGGCGGGGCGTGTCGCATTGTCCAAATATTTCCTGGAGTCGGACAGCCAGAACGGGAATCTCACCTGACAGATAATCCAAGGGAATGTGGGATCCTGTCGGCACGGTGAGATGGGTGGGCGCCAGGGTGTCGAGTGTTTGCCGTTGTTCTGGGGAGAGGAGTGCTTGAAGCGGCCAGGCCAGATCGATCCGTTTCAGCTGATTGAGACTTGAGAGATTGGTGAGATAGGGGCCAAGCCACTGGTCCAATGTGTGAAGAAGTGTGTCATCCGAGACGTCCGGCCAGGTAGATCCCGGTTCCGTGACGCGTCGCAGAAATTGGACGCGCGCCTGCCAGTTTCTGAGGGTGGGGGTCCAGGGCAAACAGGGGAGGCCCGTGTTTCGAAGGCCTTCAAGAAGGACGGTCAACACCAAATCAGGATCGGGATCGGGAAGGCGGCTTTCCTCCAGAATGAGTTCTCCCAATCGTCGTTGCCGGATGGACCTGACCACTTGCGTTGATCCATCCCACATTACAGAATCCGTTGACTGTATGAGATCCCCGCAATGAGTAATCAGATCTTCACGTGAAATCGGGACAGCCATATAGATGAGTGCCGTCGCTGGCGCTCCATTAAGGTCTGCGATAACGAGCCATTCTTCATGCTCCAATGGATCGGGGTGATGAAATCGCGCGCTTCGTCCATTGGCTAGGCGGTATCGTCTGGCCTCATCGGATTGTCGTTGCGCAATACGGTCGGGGTAGGCCAGCGCCAGGAGTACACCCATCTGATCAATCTGCTGCTTGGGGACATGCCGGGGAGTCGTGATGTGAAGTGTTCGTTGCCATGCCTGAGAGACTTGGCGAATACGTTGGAGGGTTCCCCTATCAAAGAATCCGGTATCCCTCTGGGCATGGGCGCTACCATAAAGCACATCAAACCTGGCGCGAAGATCGGCATGCTCTCGTGCCGTGGATCCCTTGAACAGGTCCCGTTCACTTAAGGATGCGGCGAGATCACAGGCCAAGGCTCCTGAGTCCAGCTCCTTCCCCTTCAGGACCATATGCGCAAGCCGCGGGTGCATGGGGAGCTCGGCCATAGACCGGCCATGATCGGTAATGTGGCCTTGGGCATCGAATGCGCCAAGGGAGTGAAGAAGTTGTCGTGCCTGAGCCATGGCCCCCGAAGGAGGAGAATCCAGCCAGAGCAATTTCTGTGGATCCTGAATGCCCCATTGTGCCAATTCCAACGCAAGAGAGGTCAGGTCTGCATCCAGAATTTCCGGTGCGGTGCGCGGGGTGAAGGTACGCTGTTCAGCCTCAGACCAGAGCCGCATACACAGACCGGGTTCCAGACGTCCTGCCCGCCCGCGACGCTGTTCGGCAGATTGTTGTGAGACCGTGAGGGTTGTCAGCCGGCTCATACCGCTGCGTGAATCAAACCGTGGGATGCGCATGAGTCCGGTATCGATGACCAGGCGAATGCCTTCAATGGTCAGACTGGATTCGGCAATGTTGGTGGCTAATACCACTTTGCGCCATCCGGGAGGCGGCGGAAGAATGGCCTGGTCCTGGGCCTGGGCGGACAAATCACCATAGAGCGGAGCGATAAGGATGTGTGAGCCAAGCGGAAGGTCCGCCAAGATTTGCTCTATTCGTCGGATTTCTCTGGCTCCCGGAAGAAAGACCAAAAGGTTGCCCGGTTCGGTCTTCAGCAGGCGATGAATGGTCTGTGCCACTTGAATAGCAAAATTTTTGCCATCCGGTTTTCCGACGTAGCGGGTTTCAACGGGAAACATGGTTCCCTCGCAGGTGATCACCGGAGCCTGTTTTAATTGTTGCGAAATGGCTGCAATGTCCAGTGTGGCGGACATGATCAAGAGTCGAAGGTCTTCTCGAAAGACCTTCCGGGATTCCAGACATAGGGCCAGCCCCAGATCGGCTTGCAGACTGCGTTCATGGAATTCATCAAAGATGACCAGGCCATAGCTCTCTAATGATGGATCGTGTTGAAGTATTCTTGTGAGAATGCCTTCGGTCACCACTTCCAGTTTGGTATTCGGGCTAATTTTGGTATCCAACCGGGTTCGGTACCCGACAGTGGTGCCAACGGCTTCACCCAGGAGATCAGACATGCGGCGTGCCGCTGCGCGCGCAGCCAACCGTCGGGGTTCCAGCATGATGATGGTTTTGGGAGTCAGCCACGGTTCCTGGAGAAGAGCCAGCGGGATCTGTGTCGTTTTTCCGGCGCCCGGCTGTGCGGTGAGAAGGACGATGGGCTGTTGGTTCAGCGTCTGTCGTAATTGGGGAACGACGGCATCAATAGGATAGGATGGGCGCTTCATGGAGGATTATGCGAAGGTGGGAATATGGACCCATGGTTTCTGAATAAGTCGCAACGCTCTCATGTTGACAAGGAACTTACCTGAAAAGACCAAGGGGGAGCATCTCTTTCACATTTAGATGCATGGTCTTACCATATTGCGAACATTCGAGGTACACTGAATTATTGAAAAAAATTGCTCTCAGGTGTCAGATGTCCGGGATGCTATTGACTGAACAAATTGCTGTGAATGTGACCAATTAAATCAGGAGGAAATGAACCAATGAGGACAGGTAGGAAGGGGAAAGTTTTCGCAGGTGTTTGCGGGATGATGGGACTGTTCATGATTGCCTCACTCGCGATGGGGAGTGAGCCTGGATTTGATTCCTCAAAGGGAATGCTCACAGTGGATGGTCATGTGGTTCCGGATATTGGCCCCCTTCCGACGGTGGTCCCCACACCACCGACAAATCTGAATTATGCCGCAAAAATTTCCTTGGGCAAACAACTGTATTTTGATGGACGGTTATCCAAAAACAATGCGATCTCCTGTGCTTTCTGTCATAACCCTGTCACGGGATTTGCCGATCCCAATCAAACTTCGGCGGGAGTTGGAGGACTGCGGGGAGGCCGGCAATCGCCGACTGTCTACAATACCGCATTTAATCCCTTCCAATTTTGGGACGGTCGAGCCGGCTCTCTGGAAGAACAGGCCATTGGTCCTATTCATAATCCCGTTGAGATGGCCGAGACCCATGAAAGTGTCGTTCCTAAAATTGCGAAAATAAAAGGCTATGAGGAAGAGTTCCAGAAAGTATTTGGAACCGGTGTCAGTTTGCAGGGAATCGCGGAAGCGATAGCCGCCTATGAACGCACCATCATTTCCACCGATTCGACTTTTGATAAATTTGTTTTAGGTGATCCCAAAGCGATGGGCGAAGACGCCAAACGTGGGATGGACGTGTTTAAAGGAAAAGGCCGGTGCATTCTGTGTCATAACGGTTCTAATTTTACGGATAATCAGTTTCACAACCTCGGCGTGCCACAAGTCGGACCGATGAAAGAAGATTTGGGCCGGTATTATGTGACTCTTCGAGAACGCGATAAAGGCGCATTCAAAACTCCAACGCTTCGAAGCATTACTGAATCCGCCCCGTATATGCATGACGGCGCTTTTAAAACCTTAGAGGAAGTTGTCGACTTTTTCGATGAAGGTGGGAAGGCGAATCCTCAGTTGAGTCCGTTGATGAAACCCCTGGGATTGACACCGCAGGAGAAAACCGACCTTATTGCTTTCATGCAGGCATTGACCGGCGAACCGATTCCATTTGAGTTTCCAACGTTACCAGAGTAAAGCGGATTAAAAGGAAAATCGGTGGATATTCGTTTCTAAGTTGGTACCGTAATCGTATATATCATCCTGCTTGTGGGAAAGGTGTTGGCAGATGATCCCACAGAAATTGGGGAGCAGGGAGACCTATTGTCTGAATTGTCACGGGGCGAAAGGTCTGGGTAATCGTCCCGTGGCGGGAAGTTTGACGCCCATGCCCGCCGACATTTCCTCCGAAATATTCTAGAAAAAAACAGAAGAAAATTGTTTAAAAGTATCCGAGAGAGAGAGTCGGGGAACACCATGCCCTGCTGGAAGGGAGAGTGATTCTGGCCGTTCAAACGGAATGTCCTCGCTTATCCGCGAGGGTTTGAGAGATCATTCAACGGGTGAAGGAAACTCGGAGAACGGCCTAGTGGGTGGGGAGGAGCTAACACGTTGTTTAGCGCAGTCCATTTATAAATGATTGACTAATTTCCCCTCTGGCCACTTCGGTCACAGGGCCTTTCATCGTAATGTTGTATTGAGAATCAACGGTAATATCTAGAGTACCCCCCTGGGCTTTCACCCTTACGGGGCTTTTGACTAAGCCCAATCGGACTCCTGCAGAGGCTGCCGCACAGGCCGATGATCCGGAGGCTTGTGTTTCCCCGGCACCCCGTTCCCAAATCAAGATAGAAATGGCTCGCGGCCCGGTGGGTATGGCAAGTTGGACATTGGTTCGTTTCGGGAAAATAATATGATTTTCCAGTTCAGGGCCGATCTCAAGAAGGTCCTGGCGGGTCCATTGTTCTTCCTGTTTCTTATACACCACGCAATGCGGATTTCCGACGCTGACGCCTGTAAACCGAAGAGATTGCCCTGCAGCCTTGACCGGCTGCTGAATCAACTCAGGCACCCGTAAGGTGCAGGGGAGGGAGATGGGTTGAAACGATGCTCGTCCCATGTCAACGGTGGCCCCATTCACGAACCCATGACCGTTGAGGTCCAGATGAATCTCAACCAGGCCGCCCTTGGTTTCGACGGTAAAGTGTTTTTTCCTCGTTTGCTTGGTGTGGTACAGATAGCAACCGAAAATCCGCAGTCCATTACCGGACTTT
The sequence above is a segment of the Nitrospira sp. MA-1 genome. Coding sequences within it:
- a CDS encoding ATP-binding protein, producing the protein MELLHQHTILLLSVLFGLCLIVIYLHISQLKSQMVTVMAFRGSEIYTRALNEMRIWYTVEVVQRLHAQGIEASEGYRDHQGEIPLPATLSRDLGRRLVAGRPGEQLKLMSPYPFQNRVKSGGLMDSFQGEAWEFFTQHPDSDEPFYRFEQVDGRESLRFAKADRMQKECVECHNRHPDSPKRDWQIGQVGGLLEVVYPINSVETIMGMSWLGTYGLMGMLVVIWMGGFWLVVLKLGRVASELEEEVRDRTGALQSVNKHLELEIHDRQLAEDTLRQAKDNLEKRVQERTGKLAASNAELIREVAERKRAEEDIRKLNSQLVQRSAQLEASNKELEAFSYSVSHDLRAPLRGIDGFSQAVLEDYDEKLDESGRSYLRRVRTASQRMSQLIDAMLNLARLTRAEIHTQTFDMSAVVRGILDDLQKVEPDRQVECIVANDVFATADPQLLRAVLENLLGNAWKFTQQQAHPRIEFGYGQYKGQAAYFVTDNGAGFDMTYVHKLFGAFQRLHAYTEYPGVGVGLATVHRIIQRHGGQIWAEGVVGKGATFHFTL
- a CDS encoding response regulator, which gives rise to MTNKAILLVEDHPDDEELTMRALKKNNIKNEVVVARDGVEALEYLFGTGAHAGRDLSNMPQIILLDLKLPKIDGLEVLRRLRADDRTKFLPVVVLTSSKEEQDIVKSYQLGANSYVRKPVDFQEFSQAVQNLGLYWLILNESAPERV
- a CDS encoding DUF547 domain-containing protein; translation: MKHLVLGIRMTRYLVSVFLISGFLGFGQTVQANEFLNWDALLKKYVASKTIEGITLYAVNYQALGHDPLYRRVIADLEKAPVEGFSTQEEKLAFWINAYNIMAVKMVLDHYPLKSIKDAGGLFSSVWKLNVGTVRGKARTLNEIEHDILRKMGEPRIHVAIVCASLSCPDIRPEAYTSERLHEQLDDQMKAFLANPNKGLQVEESNHRLYLSSIFKWFAEDFESKGGVRPFLAMYVPERVSAYLKNETFRLR
- the hrpB gene encoding ATP-dependent helicase HrpB; its protein translation is MKRPSYPIDAVVPQLRQTLNQQPIVLLTAQPGAGKTTQIPLALLQEPWLTPKTIIMLEPRRLAARAAARRMSDLLGEAVGTTVGYRTRLDTKISPNTKLEVVTEGILTRILQHDPSLESYGLVIFDEFHERSLQADLGLALCLESRKVFREDLRLLIMSATLDIAAISQQLKQAPVITCEGTMFPVETRYVGKPDGKNFAIQVAQTIHRLLKTEPGNLLVFLPGAREIRRIEQILADLPLGSHILIAPLYGDLSAQAQDQAILPPPPGWRKVVLATNIAESSLTIEGIRLVIDTGLMRIPRFDSRSGMSRLTTLTVSQQSAEQRRGRAGRLEPGLCMRLWSEAEQRTFTPRTAPEILDADLTSLALELAQWGIQDPQKLLWLDSPPSGAMAQARQLLHSLGAFDAQGHITDHGRSMAELPMHPRLAHMVLKGKELDSGALACDLAASLSERDLFKGSTAREHADLRARFDVLYGSAHAQRDTGFFDRGTLQRIRQVSQAWQRTLHITTPRHVPKQQIDQMGVLLALAYPDRIAQRQSDEARRYRLANGRSARFHHPDPLEHEEWLVIADLNGAPATALIYMAVPISREDLITHCGDLIQSTDSVMWDGSTQVVRSIRQRRLGELILEESRLPDPDPDLVLTVLLEGLRNTGLPCLPWTPTLRNWQARVQFLRRVTEPGSTWPDVSDDTLLHTLDQWLGPYLTNLSSLNQLKRIDLAWPLQALLSPEQRQTLDTLAPTHLTVPTGSHIPLDYLSGEIPVLAVRLQEIFGQCDTPRLVNGKVPVLIHLLSPARRPVQVTQDLTSFWATGYQAVKKELKGRYPKHFWPDDPLQAPPTRGIKKR
- a CDS encoding cytochrome c peroxidase; its protein translation is MMGLFMIASLAMGSEPGFDSSKGMLTVDGHVVPDIGPLPTVVPTPPTNLNYAAKISLGKQLYFDGRLSKNNAISCAFCHNPVTGFADPNQTSAGVGGLRGGRQSPTVYNTAFNPFQFWDGRAGSLEEQAIGPIHNPVEMAETHESVVPKIAKIKGYEEEFQKVFGTGVSLQGIAEAIAAYERTIISTDSTFDKFVLGDPKAMGEDAKRGMDVFKGKGRCILCHNGSNFTDNQFHNLGVPQVGPMKEDLGRYYVTLRERDKGAFKTPTLRSITESAPYMHDGAFKTLEEVVDFFDEGGKANPQLSPLMKPLGLTPQEKTDLIAFMQALTGEPIPFEFPTLPE
- the dapF gene encoding diaminopimelate epimerase, which produces MNNTFFKGHGLGNDYIALDPAKMSFKLTPRTIRALCDRHWGVGSDGILALGPSKKADFGLRIYNPDGSEAEKSGNGLRIFGCYLYHTKQTRKKHFTVETKGGLVEIHLDLNGHGFVNGATVDMGRASFQPISLPCTLRVPELIQQPVKAAGQSLRFTGVSVGNPHCVVYKKQEEQWTRQDLLEIGPELENHIIFPKRTNVQLAIPTGPRAISILIWERGAGETQASGSSACAAASAGVRLGLVKSPVRVKAQGGTLDITVDSQYNITMKGPVTEVARGEISQSFINGLR